From a region of the Chrysemys picta bellii isolate R12L10 chromosome 7, ASM1138683v2, whole genome shotgun sequence genome:
- the LOC135972737 gene encoding myb/SANT-like DNA-binding domain-containing protein 2 produces MQADNRKRAPAWTVREVLDLIAVWGEDSVLAELRSKRRNAKIFEKISKGMMERGHNRDSDQCRVKVKELRQAYQKTKEANGRSGSEPRTCRYYAELHAILGGAATTNPPVFVDSGSGIVSTPEDSADGVEEEEEEEDELAESTQHSILPNSQDLFITLTEVPSQASQASQASTQDSDPMEGTSAAANSSSLPPPSRRLSQIRRRKKKTREEMFSEIMQSSRSDRAHLNEWKETVSKYRKEVSEREERRDQREDMRDQREERRDQREERRDARDERWRQEDQRMKEATLGLLQRLVEVQERLLENRLPLQPLFHPPPSPCSVSSSPRRVRTRGGRLRTPSHSTPVDSPSKRLSFF; encoded by the exons atgcaggctgataatcgaaaaagagcaccagcatggaccgtgagggaggtactggatctgatcgctgtatggggagaggattcagtgcttgcagaacttcgttctaaaagacgaaatgcaaaaatttttgaaaaaatctccaagggcatgatggagagaggccacaatagggactcagatcagtgccgcgtgaaagtcaaggaactcagacaagcctatcagaaaacaaaggaggcaaacggtcgctccgggtcagagccgcggacatgccgctactacgccgagctgcatgcaattctagggggggctgccaccactaacccacctgtgttcgtggattctgggtcggggatagtctcgacgcctgaggattctgccgatggggtagaggaggaggaggaggaggaggatgagcttgcagagagcacacagcactccattctccccaacagccaggatctttttatcaccctgactgaagtaccctcccaagcctcccaagcctcccaagccagtacccaagactctgaccccatggaaggcacctcag cagctgcaaattcctcaagcctccctcctccatcccgaaggttatcacagataaggcgtcgtaagaagaagacgcgagaagagatgttttctgaaattatgcaatccagcaggagtgacagagctcatctgaatgagtggaaggaaacagtttcaaagtataggaaagaagtcagtgaacgtgaggagaggagggaccaacgtgaggacatgagggaccaacgtgaggagaggagagaccaacgtgaggagaggagagacgctcgagatgagaggtggcgtcaggaagaccagaggatgaaggaagcaacgctggggctgctccagcgtctggtggaggttcaggaacggctgctggaaaacagactgccgcttcagcccctgttccaccctcccccctccccatgttccgtatcctcctcacccagacgtgtaagaacgcggggggggaggctccgtacaccttcccattccaccccagtagacagcccaagcaaaaggctgtcatttttttaa
- the LOC135972736 gene encoding uncharacterized protein LOC135972736 has translation MKATDGRQPFSRLFSWVGEHCRLHTTASMEPAEVKTALMNIVNTSRVLVEFMLSQDQKNEERRQRRRQRSDKHDEDMDTDTDTEFSETTGPGALEIMLLMGQILNMERRFWARETSTDWWDRIVLQVWDDSQWLRNFRMRKGTFMELCDLLSPALKRQNTKMRAALTVEKRVAIALWKLATPDSYRSVGNQFGVGKSTVGAAVMQVAKAITQVLLRKFVTLGNVQAIVDGFAAMGFPNCGGAIDGTHIPILAPEHQATEYINRKGYFSMVLQALVDHKGRFTNINAGWAGRVHDARVFRNTTLFKGLQQGTYFPDQKITVGDVEMPIVILGDPAYPLMPWLMKPYTGSLDRSQELFNYRLSKCRMVVECAFGRLKGRWRSLLTRSDLSQRNLPIVISACCVLHNLCESKGETFMAGWEAEANRLAADYAQPDTRAIRRAHHEAVCIREALKTSFMAGQATV, from the coding sequence atgaaagcaacggacggcagacaaccattttcgcgccttttttcctgggtgggtgaacactgcagactccataccacggcaagcatggagcccgctgaggtcaagacagcactcatgaatattgtaaacacctcgcgcgttctcgtggagtttatgctgagccaggaccagaaaaacgaggagaggaggcagcggcggcggcagcgcagcgacaagcatgatgaggacatggacacggacacggatacagaattcagtgaaaccacaggccccggtgctttggagatcatgttgttaatggggcagattctaaacatggaacgccgattctgggcaagggaaacaagcacagactggtgggaccgcatagtgttgcaggtctgggacgattcccagtggctgcggaactttcgcatgcgtaagggcactttcatggaactttgtgacttgctgtcccctgccttgaaacgccagaataccaagatgagagcagccctcacagttgagaagcgcgtggcgatagccctgtggaagcttgcaacgccagacagctaccggtcagtcgggaatcaatttggagtgggaaaatctactgtgggggctgctgtgatgcaagtagccaaagcaatcactcaggtgctgctacgaaagtttgtgactctgggaaatgtgcaggccatagtggatggctttgctgcaatgggattccctaactgtggtggggcgatagacggaacccatatccctatcttggcaccggagcaccaagccaccgagtacataaaccgcaaggggtacttttcaatggtgctgcaagcacttgtggatcacaagggacgtttcaccaacatcaatgcgggctgggcgggaagggttcatgacgctcgcgtcttcaggaacacaactctgtttaaagggctgcagcaagggacttactttccggaccagaaaataaccgttggggatgttgaaatgcccatagttattcttggggacccagcctaccccttaatgccatggctcatgaagccatacacaggcagcctggacaggagtcaggagctgtttaactacaggctaagcaagtgcagaatggtggtagaatgtgcatttggccgtttaaaaggccgctggagatcattattgactcgctctgacctcagccaaagaaatctccccattgttatttctgcttgctgtgtgctccacaatctctgtgaaagtaagggggagacctttatggcagggtgggaggctgaggcaaatcgcctggctgctgattacgcgcagccagacaccagggcgattagaagagcacaccatgaagcggtgtgcatcagagaagctttaaaaaccagtttcatggctggccaggctacagtgtga